From the genome of Methylomonas sp. UP202, one region includes:
- the purD gene encoding phosphoribosylamine--glycine ligase, with the protein MNVLIVGSGGREHALAWKARQSPLAGQIYVAPGNAGTDLENGIVNVDIPADDIEGLLGFALARDIGLTIVGPEVPLVKGIVDRFSAAGLKCFGPKAQAAQLEGSKSFCKDFLARHRIPTAEYQTFTDTEAAIAYIRRKGAPIVVKADGLAAGKGVIVAQNEQQAIDAVNDMLAGNSFGEAGHRVVIEEFLVGEEASFIVIVDGEHALAMATSQDHKARDNGDLGPNTGGMGAYSPAPVVTPAIHQRVMDEVIYPTLQGMRDDGTPYTGFLYAGLMIDARGNVKVLEYNCRFGDPETQPIMMRLKSDLVELCLAALDGKLDQITTEWDDRAALGVVLAAGGYPDAYAKGEPISGLDGVDSANAKVFHAGTQSAGGTIVTNGGRVLCACALGDNIADAQREAYALCKRINWQSIYYRTDIGFKAIKA; encoded by the coding sequence ATGAACGTATTGATCGTGGGTAGCGGCGGTCGCGAGCACGCGCTCGCCTGGAAGGCCAGACAGTCTCCGCTGGCGGGGCAAATCTATGTCGCGCCCGGCAACGCCGGCACCGATTTGGAGAACGGTATCGTTAACGTCGACATCCCGGCGGACGACATCGAAGGTTTATTGGGGTTCGCACTGGCCCGCGACATCGGCCTGACTATCGTTGGCCCGGAAGTGCCGCTGGTAAAAGGCATTGTCGATCGCTTCTCGGCGGCAGGCTTGAAATGCTTCGGACCCAAAGCACAAGCCGCGCAATTGGAAGGCTCCAAATCGTTCTGCAAGGACTTTCTGGCCCGCCATCGCATTCCGACCGCCGAGTACCAAACCTTCACCGACACCGAGGCCGCAATCGCCTACATTCGCCGCAAAGGCGCCCCCATCGTCGTCAAGGCGGACGGACTGGCGGCCGGCAAGGGCGTCATCGTCGCCCAAAACGAGCAACAGGCGATAGACGCGGTCAACGATATGTTGGCTGGCAACAGTTTCGGTGAAGCCGGACATCGGGTGGTGATTGAGGAGTTCCTGGTCGGAGAGGAAGCCAGCTTCATTGTCATCGTCGATGGCGAACACGCGCTGGCGATGGCCACCTCGCAAGATCACAAGGCTCGGGACAACGGCGATCTAGGCCCCAATACCGGCGGCATGGGCGCCTATTCGCCGGCGCCGGTGGTCACGCCCGCCATCCATCAGCGTGTCATGGACGAGGTAATTTATCCCACCTTGCAAGGCATGCGCGACGATGGCACGCCCTACACCGGCTTCCTCTACGCCGGTTTGATGATCGACGCGCGCGGCAACGTCAAGGTGTTGGAATACAATTGCCGATTCGGCGATCCGGAAACTCAGCCCATCATGATGCGGCTAAAATCGGACTTGGTCGAACTCTGCTTGGCGGCGTTGGACGGTAAGCTGGACCAAATTACAACCGAATGGGACGACCGAGCCGCACTCGGCGTGGTGTTGGCGGCCGGAGGCTACCCGGACGCATACGCCAAGGGCGAACCGATTTCCGGGCTGGACGGCGTCGATTCTGCAAATGCCAAAGTCTTCCACGCCGGCACGCAAAGCGCCGGCGGCACCATCGTCACCAACGGCGGCCGAGTACTGTGCGCCTGCGCGCTAGGCGACAATATCGCCGACGCACAACGCGAAGCCTATGCGCTGTGTAAACGCATCAATTGGCAATCCATTTATTATCGTACCGATATCGGCTTCAAGGCCATCAAGGCTTAG
- a CDS encoding septal ring lytic transglycosylase RlpA family protein, with the protein MRKTKWTAVMLVSMSLASFSSVSLAKTERHGLLSIAHSGVASYYSDKLHGQRTASGEIYDKNSLTAAHANLPFGTLLRVVNLNNNRSVDLRVNGRPGRHNKRLLDVSKRAAKELGFVQAGLAQVKIEILRWGEA; encoded by the coding sequence ATGCGAAAAACGAAATGGACGGCAGTTATGCTGGTTTCTATGAGTCTAGCGTCTTTTAGCTCTGTAAGTTTAGCGAAAACAGAAAGACACGGTTTATTGTCCATTGCACATAGCGGAGTCGCCTCTTATTACAGCGATAAACTGCATGGTCAGCGGACAGCAAGCGGTGAAATCTACGACAAAAATTCGTTAACAGCGGCCCATGCCAATCTCCCGTTCGGGACCTTGCTACGGGTGGTCAATCTCAACAATAACCGCAGTGTTGATCTGCGGGTCAACGGACGGCCGGGCCGGCATAACAAGCGCTTGCTCGACGTCTCCAAACGAGCCGCCAAGGAGCTGGGATTTGTCCAGGCCGGGTTGGCTCAAGTCAAGATCGAAATCTTGCGCTGGGGCGAAGCTTAG
- a CDS encoding SirB2 family protein: MVKHIHLFFVALLVVSFLGRVALAQFKPELLARKWLKLAPHVIAGVLLLSGSVLVFQGDWLAGNFGWIIAKLVVLVGFMIAGVRTIREEGASRWRWFGVALLCLFYISKVAMTKQIFFFFG; the protein is encoded by the coding sequence ATGGTTAAGCATATTCACTTGTTTTTCGTGGCATTGCTGGTGGTCAGTTTTTTGGGGCGGGTAGCGTTGGCGCAATTTAAGCCGGAACTATTGGCGCGGAAATGGCTGAAACTGGCTCCGCATGTCATCGCCGGCGTGCTGTTGTTGAGTGGCTCGGTTTTGGTATTTCAAGGCGACTGGCTTGCCGGCAACTTCGGGTGGATTATCGCGAAATTAGTGGTTTTGGTCGGCTTTATGATCGCCGGTGTTCGGACTATCCGCGAGGAGGGCGCAAGTCGCTGGAGGTGGTTTGGCGTGGCCTTGCTTTGCCTGTTTTATATTTCGAAAGTCGCGATGACCAAGCAAATTTTCTTCTTTTTTGGCTGA
- a CDS encoding Tex family protein has product MDVIKRIAAELSVKPQQIAAAVALLDEGATVPFIARYRKEVTEGLDDTQLRHLEERLTYLRELNDRRNTILDSIRSQGKLTPELEQAILDADTKTLLEDLYLPYKPKRRTKAQIAREAGLEPLADALLDDRELIPEQVAQHYIDADKGIADVAAALDGARQIIMERISEDAELLSELRERIWNKGILQSTIVAGKEVEAAKFKDYFDYSEAINKIPSHRALALFRGRNEDMLNLTLKPAELDQEEHQLCTQFVCQRLQITDTAKPADSWLADTARFAWKIKLFTRIDMDLKLRLREAAEQEAIRVFASNLRDLLLAAPAGPKATMGLDPGIRTGVKVAVVDATGKLLATETVYPHQPKNQWDQSIATLARMIAQFGVQLVSIGNGTASRETDQLVADLMKRHKELLFQKITVSEAGASVYSASELAAKEFPDLDVSLRGAVSIARRLQDPLAELVKIDPKSIGVGQYQHDVNQVQLARMLDTVVEDCVNAVGVDVNTASVALLKQVSGLSASISENIVAFRNQNGPFANRAQLKKVPRLGDKAFEQAAGFLRIMNGDNPLDASAVHPEAYPVVNAILDDTGKSIRDLIGQSQALRSLNPANYANADFGLPTVTDILQELEKPGRDPRPEFKSVQFKEGVEKITDLEPGMTLEGVVTNVAAFGAFVDIGVHQDGLVHISHLADDFVKDPRDVVKAGDMVKVRVLEIDVARQRISLSMKKSVDEADIVRGEKPQRPANKPALKGKPQQVVPNTMSNAFAKALKK; this is encoded by the coding sequence ATGGATGTCATCAAGCGCATAGCCGCGGAACTCTCCGTCAAACCTCAACAAATCGCCGCCGCCGTCGCGTTGCTCGACGAAGGCGCCACCGTGCCGTTTATCGCCCGCTACCGTAAGGAAGTGACCGAAGGCCTGGACGACACTCAATTGCGGCATCTGGAGGAAAGGCTAACTTATCTACGGGAACTGAACGACAGACGCAATACGATACTCGACAGCATACGTTCGCAGGGCAAACTGACACCGGAGCTGGAACAGGCCATACTCGACGCAGATACCAAAACCTTGCTGGAAGACTTGTACCTACCTTACAAACCCAAGCGCCGTACCAAGGCGCAAATCGCCCGCGAAGCCGGACTGGAGCCGCTGGCCGATGCGCTATTGGACGATCGCGAACTCATTCCGGAGCAAGTCGCCCAGCACTATATCGATGCGGACAAAGGGATAGCCGATGTCGCCGCCGCGTTGGATGGCGCCCGCCAGATCATCATGGAACGAATTTCCGAAGACGCCGAATTACTTTCCGAACTGCGGGAGCGCATTTGGAACAAAGGCATATTGCAATCGACCATCGTCGCCGGCAAGGAAGTTGAAGCCGCGAAATTCAAGGATTACTTCGATTACAGCGAAGCCATCAACAAAATTCCGTCGCATCGCGCGTTGGCCCTGTTCCGCGGCCGTAACGAGGACATGCTGAATTTAACGCTGAAACCGGCCGAGCTTGACCAGGAAGAACATCAACTCTGCACCCAATTCGTTTGCCAGCGTTTACAGATCACCGACACCGCCAAACCCGCGGACTCTTGGCTGGCCGATACCGCCCGTTTCGCCTGGAAGATCAAACTCTTCACCCGCATCGACATGGATTTGAAACTGCGCTTGCGCGAAGCCGCCGAGCAGGAGGCCATCCGCGTTTTCGCCAGCAATTTGCGCGACTTGTTGCTGGCGGCGCCGGCAGGTCCGAAAGCGACGATGGGTCTGGATCCCGGTATCCGCACCGGCGTCAAGGTGGCGGTCGTCGATGCCACCGGCAAACTGCTGGCCACCGAAACCGTTTATCCCCACCAGCCGAAAAACCAGTGGGACCAATCCATCGCCACGCTGGCGCGCATGATTGCTCAATTCGGCGTGCAACTGGTCAGTATCGGCAACGGTACCGCATCCCGTGAAACCGACCAGCTGGTCGCCGATTTGATGAAACGGCATAAAGAACTGCTGTTCCAGAAAATCACCGTTTCGGAAGCCGGCGCCTCGGTGTATTCGGCATCGGAATTGGCCGCCAAGGAATTTCCCGATCTCGACGTATCGTTACGCGGCGCGGTATCCATCGCCCGCCGCTTGCAAGACCCGTTGGCCGAATTGGTCAAGATCGACCCCAAATCCATCGGCGTCGGCCAATACCAGCACGACGTCAACCAAGTGCAACTGGCTCGCATGTTGGACACCGTGGTCGAAGATTGCGTGAACGCGGTCGGTGTTGACGTCAATACCGCATCGGTCGCCTTGCTGAAACAAGTCTCCGGCCTGAGTGCCAGTATCAGCGAAAACATCGTCGCCTTCCGCAACCAAAACGGCCCTTTCGCCAACCGCGCGCAGTTGAAGAAAGTGCCGCGCCTCGGCGACAAAGCCTTCGAACAGGCCGCCGGCTTTTTACGCATCATGAACGGCGACAACCCGCTCGACGCCTCGGCGGTGCATCCCGAGGCTTACCCGGTGGTCAACGCCATCCTGGACGACACCGGCAAATCGATACGCGATCTGATTGGCCAAAGCCAGGCACTACGTAGCCTGAATCCCGCCAACTACGCCAACGCCGACTTCGGCCTGCCGACCGTCACCGATATTTTGCAGGAATTGGAAAAACCCGGCCGCGACCCGCGCCCCGAGTTCAAAAGCGTGCAATTCAAGGAAGGTGTCGAGAAAATCACCGATCTGGAACCCGGCATGACACTGGAGGGTGTGGTCACCAATGTCGCCGCCTTTGGCGCCTTCGTCGACATCGGCGTGCACCAGGACGGTCTGGTGCATATTTCTCACTTGGCCGACGACTTCGTCAAGGATCCGCGCGATGTCGTCAAAGCGGGCGACATGGTCAAAGTCAGAGTATTGGAAATCGATGTCGCTAGGCAGCGGATTTCGTTGAGCATGAAAAAGAGTGTCGACGAAGCCGACATCGTGCGCGGCGAAAAGCCGCAAAGGCCCGCGAACAAACCGGCGCTTAAAGGCAAACCACAACAGGTTGTGCCGAATACCATGAGCAATGCCTTCGCCAAGGCCTTGAAAAAGTAA
- a CDS encoding exosortase system-associated protein, TIGR04073 family, with protein sequence MKAKQTVWAFSLIAAFAAAAHAQPGENESYGETVGRKLSSGLANIATASLEIPKNIIIINNQSNVVYGFVGGTFKGLINMGARMGVGVLDLISAPIPTQPIVRPVYVWDDFNADTTYGKAFKPTPNP encoded by the coding sequence ATGAAAGCAAAGCAAACCGTTTGGGCCTTCAGCTTGATCGCCGCGTTCGCCGCCGCCGCGCATGCCCAACCCGGTGAAAACGAAAGCTATGGAGAAACGGTAGGCCGCAAACTCAGCTCCGGATTGGCCAATATCGCCACTGCGTCGCTGGAAATCCCTAAGAACATCATCATCATCAATAACCAGAGCAATGTCGTGTACGGTTTCGTTGGCGGCACTTTCAAAGGCTTGATCAATATGGGGGCCAGGATGGGCGTCGGTGTGCTTGACTTAATCTCGGCGCCGATTCCCACTCAACCCATCGTCAGGCCGGTCTACGTTTGGGACGATTTCAACGCGGACACCACTTACGGCAAAGCCTTCAAACCGACGCCAAATCCATGA
- a CDS encoding AAA family ATPase, with protein sequence MRILNIRYKNINSLAGEGRIYFDQGPIAEAGVFAITGPNGSGKTSILDVITLGLYGETFRFDKPAEHVMTKQTDESVASVEFSLGGEKFRSDWYARRAEGDKQSRAETEMSLTKLGESDELLAETPSTVRGRIAELTGMDFHKFSKSMVLPQGDFAVFLNALDSERMDILEKIAGGDIYEQYRQQVEAHYRQIADRVRQLQQDSAAIPLLEEAELDASRADLRDFLDQHTELSGQQDYLRQHQLKLENVAALEAEERQLARQTAELQTQMQTLQSDLQRIAAIDDVDSYREQLAGLDAKQSKIGELQSELASLRREVASLRQQLGVGGSDLDPPAGDRDWASQKRIIDDIKIRLSELKLELPREMAAVETAQQTLADKRAALTELEGWLQEHRSEAILLTDFPDVVQLRNLRTEIAELGAKQKTQLAWSKNTSAALKKNQTALTDAKAGLVELQERIAAAEANIATHGQGRSVDEIRELLSEQQARVNDFQELYSLASVNAKVTKKGLFGWLSTNKSSEFPDEGELRDKLAALKHEFGREENIGSALEQAIANEALLRKMTPDRGKLVDGKPCFLCGSLHHPYTSKPPVMTDSKKALVDQRGKMQALKAAMANIEAQLTAAEKRSSQMSAKERRLQEMRAQWRVLVNRLNVARDGMAIENLSLQKQCLDQETEELEKIKLLLKDVGQWQRNIGKWTDEIGVKQAQILKLAAVVEQLETAWNNRPPEAIEGEQQLAALKASEKALLDKLEKALMPLGEKIPGKSKENALFDRLNVRRQDYQIRDLRKQGVLGDINGLQDGLQSGQARIIRYQAEIAELSEALQSHELSGLHLALFEKQTSIADLEVRLSELEADYEVDHDQLLQRLLAGGFSDLDSLRAVLAQWDSRAEMSGKLVQLEQRLAALNVELAELDLRLQKAYAALPGPDTAADLLAMQRALSEKIDIAEHEIRSLEHKLAKQQTYAETFGELQEQLRRELAAFAEAEAELNLINHEQGGMRRRIQQLLVEKLLRQANRILEGLSGRYYLRNGFSEYGLALEVEDTKQINVRRLPKTLSGGESFVVSLALALALSEIANNGRAIDSLFLDEGFGNLDAEALYLAMTTLESLKTQGKIVGVISHVDAVKKRIKTQIELVKNTNGFSELKMVA encoded by the coding sequence ATGCGCATCCTGAACATTCGTTACAAAAACATCAATTCCCTGGCCGGCGAAGGGCGGATCTATTTCGATCAAGGGCCTATCGCTGAGGCTGGCGTGTTTGCGATTACCGGTCCGAACGGTTCGGGTAAAACCAGTATCCTTGATGTCATCACGCTGGGCCTCTATGGCGAGACCTTTCGTTTCGACAAGCCGGCCGAGCATGTAATGACCAAACAGACCGACGAAAGCGTGGCCAGCGTCGAGTTTTCGTTGGGTGGCGAGAAGTTTCGTTCCGATTGGTATGCCAGGCGGGCGGAAGGCGATAAACAGTCGCGGGCCGAGACCGAGATGTCGTTGACCAAGCTTGGCGAGAGCGACGAGTTGTTGGCCGAAACGCCATCGACGGTGCGTGGGCGGATTGCCGAACTGACCGGTATGGATTTCCATAAATTCAGCAAATCGATGGTGTTGCCGCAAGGCGATTTCGCGGTATTTTTAAATGCGCTGGATAGCGAGCGCATGGACATACTCGAAAAAATCGCCGGCGGCGACATTTACGAACAATACCGCCAACAAGTCGAAGCCCACTATCGCCAAATCGCGGATCGCGTCCGCCAATTGCAACAGGATAGCGCCGCGATTCCCTTGCTCGAGGAAGCAGAACTCGACGCCAGTCGCGCCGACCTGCGGGATTTTCTAGATCAACACACCGAATTGTCCGGTCAGCAGGACTATTTAAGACAACATCAGCTTAAATTGGAAAACGTCGCCGCATTGGAGGCCGAAGAGCGGCAACTGGCCCGGCAAACCGCCGAGCTTCAAACCCAAATGCAGACTTTGCAATCGGATTTGCAACGAATCGCCGCGATTGACGATGTCGACAGCTATCGTGAACAGTTGGCGGGATTGGATGCCAAGCAGTCTAAAATCGGCGAACTCCAAAGCGAGCTAGCGAGTTTGCGCCGGGAAGTGGCTAGTCTGCGTCAGCAGTTGGGCGTTGGCGGCAGCGATCTGGATCCACCCGCCGGCGATCGGGATTGGGCCTCGCAGAAACGGATTATCGATGACATCAAGATCAGGCTCAGCGAGCTGAAATTAGAATTGCCCAGAGAAATGGCGGCGGTGGAAACGGCCCAGCAAACCTTGGCCGACAAACGTGCCGCGCTCACCGAGCTGGAAGGGTGGTTGCAAGAGCATCGCAGCGAGGCCATTCTGCTAACCGACTTTCCGGATGTCGTGCAGTTGCGCAATCTCAGAACCGAGATCGCGGAACTAGGTGCCAAGCAGAAGACGCAGTTGGCTTGGTCGAAAAATACCTCGGCGGCCTTGAAAAAGAATCAAACAGCCTTGACCGATGCCAAGGCCGGCTTGGTTGAGTTACAGGAGCGGATCGCGGCAGCCGAGGCAAATATCGCGACGCACGGTCAGGGTAGAAGCGTCGATGAAATTCGCGAGCTGTTATCCGAGCAACAGGCGAGGGTCAACGATTTCCAAGAGTTGTATTCGTTAGCCAGCGTCAATGCGAAGGTGACCAAAAAGGGCTTGTTCGGTTGGCTGTCGACGAACAAGTCGTCGGAGTTTCCCGACGAGGGCGAACTGCGCGACAAATTGGCGGCGCTGAAACACGAATTCGGCCGAGAGGAAAACATCGGCTCGGCGCTGGAACAAGCGATCGCCAACGAGGCCTTGTTGCGCAAAATGACGCCCGATCGCGGGAAATTGGTGGATGGCAAACCTTGTTTCCTATGCGGCTCCTTGCATCATCCTTACACGTCGAAACCGCCGGTAATGACCGACTCAAAAAAGGCGTTAGTCGATCAGCGCGGCAAAATGCAAGCTTTGAAGGCTGCCATGGCCAATATCGAAGCCCAGTTGACCGCGGCGGAAAAACGTAGTTCACAGATGTCCGCCAAGGAACGGCGCTTGCAGGAAATGCGCGCGCAATGGCGGGTTTTGGTGAATCGGCTGAATGTCGCCCGCGACGGTATGGCGATCGAAAATCTGAGCTTGCAAAAGCAGTGTTTGGACCAGGAAACCGAAGAACTCGAAAAAATTAAACTGCTGCTGAAAGATGTCGGCCAGTGGCAACGCAACATCGGGAAATGGACCGACGAAATCGGCGTGAAACAAGCGCAAATCCTCAAATTGGCGGCTGTCGTCGAGCAATTGGAAACCGCGTGGAACAACCGTCCGCCCGAAGCCATTGAAGGCGAACAGCAATTGGCCGCGTTGAAAGCTTCTGAAAAGGCCTTGTTGGACAAACTGGAGAAAGCGTTGATGCCTCTGGGGGAGAAAATACCGGGCAAGTCCAAGGAAAATGCTTTGTTCGATCGCCTGAATGTCCGGCGCCAGGACTATCAAATACGCGATTTGCGCAAGCAGGGTGTGCTTGGCGATATCAACGGTTTGCAGGACGGTTTGCAATCCGGTCAGGCGCGCATTATTCGCTATCAAGCGGAAATTGCCGAACTGTCCGAAGCCTTGCAAAGCCATGAGTTGTCGGGTTTGCATTTGGCATTGTTCGAGAAACAAACGTCAATCGCCGACCTTGAAGTTCGGCTCAGTGAGTTGGAGGCGGATTACGAGGTTGACCACGACCAATTGCTGCAGCGATTGCTGGCCGGCGGTTTCAGCGATCTGGACAGCTTGCGGGCGGTGTTGGCGCAGTGGGATAGCCGGGCGGAAATGTCTGGGAAGCTAGTGCAATTGGAGCAGCGCTTGGCGGCATTGAACGTAGAATTGGCCGAGCTGGATTTACGCTTGCAAAAAGCCTATGCCGCGTTGCCTGGGCCCGACACAGCGGCCGATTTACTAGCCATGCAACGCGCGCTGTCTGAAAAAATCGACATTGCCGAGCACGAGATCCGTAGCTTGGAGCACAAACTGGCCAAGCAACAGACTTACGCGGAGACCTTTGGCGAACTGCAAGAACAACTGCGGCGGGAACTAGCGGCTTTCGCCGAAGCGGAAGCGGAGTTGAATTTGATCAACCACGAGCAGGGCGGGATGCGGCGGCGGATTCAACAGTTGTTGGTCGAGAAACTGCTACGGCAGGCGAATCGAATCTTGGAAGGCTTGAGCGGTCGCTATTATTTACGTAACGGCTTTAGCGAGTACGGTTTGGCATTGGAAGTCGAGGATACTAAGCAGATCAACGTACGGCGTTTGCCGAAAACCTTATCGGGCGGCGAGAGTTTTGTTGTCAGCCTGGCGCTGGCCTTGGCTCTATCGGAAATTGCCAACAACGGTAGAGCGATCGATTCCTTGTTCTTGGACGAGGGGTTCGGCAATCTTGACGCCGAGGCGCTGTATCTGGCGATGACGACGCTGGAGAGCCTGAAAACCCAAGGTAAGATTGTCGGGGTGATTTCTCACGTAGATGCCGTGAAAAAGCGGATTAAGACCCAAATCGAGTTGGTCAAAAACACCAACGGTTTTAGCGAGTTGAAAATGGTGGCCTGA
- a CDS encoding prepilin-type N-terminal cleavage/methylation domain-containing protein, whose amino-acid sequence MNIQMRKTQQGFTLIELMIVVAIIGILAAIAIPAYQDYTVKAKVSEGPSLASPLFTAAGVACSEQDLGATATKTNLDYGLAASTTINGKYVNSALLTTSSSSTALVTITYTVIGSSITSTSNKLYYRGECTAGAGMKWSIPASGTSNPVNAKYNPKT is encoded by the coding sequence ATGAACATTCAAATGCGTAAAACACAACAAGGTTTCACCTTGATCGAACTGATGATCGTCGTCGCGATTATCGGTATTTTGGCCGCTATCGCGATTCCGGCTTATCAAGACTACACCGTTAAAGCTAAAGTTTCAGAAGGTCCGAGTTTGGCCTCTCCGCTTTTTACTGCTGCGGGGGTGGCTTGTAGTGAGCAAGATTTGGGAGCTACGGCAACTAAAACTAATCTGGACTATGGTTTGGCAGCGTCTACTACGATAAACGGCAAGTATGTGAATTCGGCCTTACTCACGACATCAAGCTCTAGTACTGCTCTGGTTACGATTACCTATACTGTAATTGGGAGTTCGATTACCTCGACGTCGAATAAGCTTTATTATAGAGGCGAATGCACTGCTGGAGCGGGCATGAAATGGAGCATACCAGCCTCAGGTACTTCAAACCCGGTTAACGCTAAGTACAACCCAAAAACCTAA
- a CDS encoding asparagine synthase-related protein: protein MTKFAGWVGSGPWNESAVASLTELVGRAGSAFDFQYDGHFGLASQAPALLRDDGILLFALKTAASPEHLREVLARYRRHGAALFDGGSACDGVVLIDSVRRLLLAATDPIGLSHIYYAVTDSVIVFGSSADFVVRHPAVESEISAQAIYDYVYYHHCPSPNTIYTKVKKLEGGQQLSFEDGKLALRRYWVPTFNESALDLRQAGEDLKAGLIETVRGMVGSEDDTGAFLSGGLDSSSVAGTLARVFPGKAKTFSMGFPVEGYNEIEYANIAVKHFNTRQHEYYVTPEDTVNAVPMIAAYYDEPFGNSSALAAYYCAKLAKDNGVGRLLAGDGGDEIFAGNERYAKQMLFEHYHRLPQAVGAGLEWLLNALPAGLANTKLPFKAKRYIEQAKAAMPDRLQDYNFLHRHTAADIFVGDFLAQIDTGEPLQLLRDNYRRPDQASTLNRMLYMDWKATLHDNDLVKVNRMCELAGVEVCYPLLDSRIVELSCQIPSAAKLHGQKLRWFYKQAMADFLPDAIINKSKHGFGLPFGIWLKDHQPLKDLAYDAINALKKRGYFKPEFLDHAIAMHQSIHAAYYGELIWILMMLELWFAGKQKA from the coding sequence ATGACAAAATTCGCGGGATGGGTGGGCAGCGGACCCTGGAACGAAAGCGCAGTCGCGAGTCTGACCGAGTTGGTCGGTCGGGCCGGGTCGGCCTTCGATTTTCAATACGACGGTCATTTCGGACTGGCCAGTCAAGCGCCGGCGCTGCTCCGAGACGATGGCATTCTGTTGTTTGCTTTGAAGACGGCTGCTTCTCCGGAGCATTTGCGGGAAGTCTTGGCGCGGTATCGGCGGCACGGTGCCGCGTTATTCGATGGCGGTAGCGCATGCGATGGCGTGGTTTTGATCGATAGCGTCCGCCGTTTGCTGTTGGCTGCCACGGACCCGATCGGCTTGAGTCACATTTATTACGCGGTTACCGATTCCGTGATCGTGTTTGGTTCCAGTGCCGATTTCGTGGTTCGCCATCCGGCGGTCGAAAGCGAAATTTCGGCGCAGGCTATTTACGATTACGTCTATTACCACCATTGCCCTAGCCCGAACACCATCTACACCAAGGTCAAGAAGTTGGAAGGCGGTCAGCAATTGAGTTTCGAAGACGGCAAATTGGCACTGCGGCGTTACTGGGTGCCGACGTTTAATGAATCCGCGCTCGATTTGCGGCAGGCCGGCGAGGACTTGAAAGCCGGCTTGATCGAAACCGTGCGAGGCATGGTCGGTAGCGAAGACGATACCGGCGCATTTTTAAGCGGTGGTTTGGATAGTTCCAGCGTGGCCGGCACGCTGGCCAGGGTGTTTCCCGGGAAGGCCAAGACTTTTTCGATGGGTTTTCCGGTCGAAGGTTACAACGAAATCGAATATGCCAACATTGCGGTCAAACATTTCAACACGCGCCAACACGAGTATTACGTAACGCCGGAAGACACCGTCAATGCCGTCCCGATGATTGCCGCGTATTACGATGAGCCGTTCGGCAATTCTTCGGCCTTGGCGGCCTACTATTGCGCGAAATTGGCTAAGGACAACGGCGTCGGGCGCTTGCTGGCCGGCGACGGCGGCGATGAGATCTTCGCCGGCAACGAGCGCTACGCCAAGCAGATGTTGTTCGAGCATTACCATCGGCTGCCCCAAGCGGTTGGCGCTGGTCTGGAATGGTTGTTGAACGCCTTGCCGGCCGGCTTGGCGAATACTAAATTGCCTTTCAAGGCCAAACGCTATATCGAGCAAGCCAAGGCCGCGATGCCGGATCGATTGCAGGATTACAACTTTTTGCACCGTCACACCGCTGCCGACATTTTTGTCGGCGATTTTCTGGCGCAAATCGATACCGGCGAACCGCTGCAACTGCTACGAGACAATTACCGGCGCCCGGATCAGGCGAGCACCTTGAACAGAATGCTGTATATGGACTGGAAAGCCACGCTGCACGACAACGATTTGGTCAAGGTCAATCGGATGTGCGAACTGGCCGGCGTTGAGGTCTGCTATCCGTTGCTCGATAGCCGTATCGTTGAGTTGTCCTGCCAAATACCGTCCGCCGCTAAATTGCACGGTCAAAAATTACGTTGGTTTTATAAGCAGGCGATGGCGGATTTTCTGCCGGACGCGATCATCAACAAATCCAAGCACGGCTTCGGGCTGCCGTTCGGTATTTGGCTCAAGGACCATCAACCCTTGAAAGATTTGGCCTACGACGCGATCAACGCGTTGAAAAAGCGCGGTTATTTCAAGCCGGAATTTCTCGATCACGCGATTGCGATGCATCAAAGCATACACGCGGCCTACTACGGCGAACTGATCTGGATTTTGATGATGTTGGAACTGTGGTTTGCCGGCAAACAAAAGGCGTGA